A portion of the Rubeoparvulum massiliense genome contains these proteins:
- a CDS encoding heavy metal translocating P-type ATPase yields the protein MEAKGEVKQELVALQLSSPFWLKFGELIAALVSGILIMVAWSLEGQGWETGTVLIYLFAFMIGGFAKAKEGIQALFLQRKLSVELLMLFAAIGSAIIGYWTEGAILIFIFALSGALESYTMQKSHREISALMSMEPHEAHVLRDGLTIRLPVEDLVMGDIVVIKPGEQVPVDGVIVRGESHLNQAAITGESSLVYRKHGDEVYAGTMNQEGLLHVQVTKPSTDTLFQKIITMVQAAQQEKSPSQLFIERFEALYVKVVLVVVALLLFLPHYLLGWSWNETIYRAMVFMVVASPCALVASIMPATLSAISNGARQGILLKGGAHLESLGTIRAIAFDKTGTLSTGKPIVTDLILDPSIDEREFLTVVATIEAASNHPLALAIVQYADPQIEGRLEMERLEDMPGQGITASIQGEEWRIGNGRLMQQSFDEEIKKMAQQLEEEGKTIVYVQKAGQVIGIFALRDGVRQGAKQAVAALKGAGIHTVLITGDSPTTAAIIGVETGVDEVIAQCLPEDKVLHVKRLRDQFRHVAMVGDGINDAPALATANVGIAMGEGTDVALETADVVLMKNDLQRIAATIQLSQKMNRIIKQNIVFSIAVILLLIGANFFQLLDLPLGVIGHEGSTILVILNGLRLLRTRPK from the coding sequence ATGGAAGCAAAAGGAGAAGTGAAGCAAGAACTAGTCGCTCTTCAGCTATCCAGCCCTTTTTGGCTAAAGTTTGGTGAATTAATCGCTGCCTTGGTGAGTGGCATCTTAATCATGGTTGCATGGAGTCTGGAAGGGCAAGGCTGGGAAACAGGTACCGTGCTCATCTATCTCTTCGCTTTTATGATTGGAGGCTTTGCGAAAGCCAAAGAAGGAATTCAAGCGCTCTTCCTCCAACGAAAGCTGAGTGTCGAGTTACTGATGCTATTTGCTGCTATAGGTTCAGCGATCATTGGCTACTGGACAGAAGGTGCCATTCTCATTTTTATCTTCGCACTCAGTGGCGCATTAGAGTCCTACACTATGCAGAAGAGTCATCGGGAGATCTCCGCATTAATGTCCATGGAGCCTCATGAAGCCCATGTGCTCCGCGATGGTCTCACCATACGACTGCCCGTGGAAGATCTGGTGATGGGTGACATTGTAGTGATTAAGCCGGGAGAACAGGTACCTGTGGATGGCGTGATTGTTCGTGGGGAATCTCATTTGAATCAAGCTGCAATCACGGGAGAATCTAGTCTGGTTTATCGTAAGCATGGTGATGAGGTATATGCAGGTACCATGAATCAAGAAGGGTTGCTACATGTACAGGTCACAAAGCCCTCTACCGATACCTTATTTCAAAAGATTATTACCATGGTTCAAGCTGCTCAACAGGAAAAATCACCGTCACAGCTCTTTATTGAACGTTTTGAAGCACTCTATGTGAAGGTGGTACTTGTAGTAGTTGCCCTGCTCCTTTTCCTACCCCACTATCTCTTGGGCTGGAGCTGGAATGAGACCATCTATCGAGCCATGGTCTTTATGGTTGTAGCCAGTCCATGTGCATTGGTGGCATCCATAATGCCTGCTACCCTTTCAGCCATTTCCAATGGAGCGCGTCAAGGGATCTTGCTCAAGGGGGGCGCTCATTTGGAGAGTCTTGGGACGATTCGTGCCATTGCCTTTGATAAAACAGGAACATTAAGCACAGGAAAACCCATTGTTACGGATCTCATCTTGGATCCTAGCATTGATGAGCGAGAATTTCTCACCGTGGTTGCAACCATTGAAGCTGCGTCCAATCATCCTTTGGCCCTGGCCATTGTTCAATATGCGGATCCGCAAATTGAAGGTCGTCTTGAAATGGAGCGTTTAGAGGATATGCCGGGGCAGGGAATTACTGCGAGCATACAGGGGGAGGAGTGGCGGATTGGCAATGGAAGATTGATGCAGCAGTCCTTTGATGAAGAGATCAAGAAGATGGCTCAGCAATTGGAGGAAGAAGGAAAGACCATCGTCTATGTACAAAAGGCGGGTCAGGTGATTGGTATCTTCGCTCTTCGGGATGGTGTACGGCAAGGAGCGAAGCAGGCTGTAGCAGCCCTTAAGGGAGCGGGGATTCATACGGTATTAATAACCGGTGATAGTCCAACGACAGCGGCCATCATCGGCGTAGAAACGGGTGTAGATGAAGTCATCGCCCAGTGTTTACCCGAGGATAAGGTACTCCATGTAAAACGGTTGCGGGATCAGTTTCGGCATGTGGCCATGGTTGGAGATGGGATCAATGATGCGCCCGCTTTAGCTACAGCCAATGTAGGTATCGCTATGGGAGAAGGAACGGATGTGGCTCTAGAAACAGCGGATGTTGTGTTAATGAAGAATGATCTGCAACGGATTGCTGCAACAATCCAGCTTTCGCAGAAGATGAACCGGATTATTAAGCAGAATATCGTCTTCTCAATCGCGGTGATCCTGCTCCTCATTGGGGCCAACTTCTTTCAACTTTTGGATCTACCACTGGGTGTGATCGGTCATGAAGGAAGTACAATTCTCGTAATCCTGAATGGTCTACGATTGCTCCGGACCCGTCCGAAATAA